AGCTCCACGACCGTCTCACCTGCCCGAAGACGCTCATGCTCTTCACCGCCGAGGAGGGGGCGGGAGCCCACTGCCACCCGGGCGCCATGCGTCTCGCCCTCGCCCGCATCTACGACTGGCTCGACGACACCCTCGCCGTCGGCAAGGCCTGACGGCCCGCCTCGGCCGGAGCGGGCGCCCGCCGGCCGGGCGGACGGGGCGGGGTCGGGTTCCTCGGGCGCACGGTTCAGTCGCCCGCCGCGACCTCGGCGGGCTCGGCTGTCTCGACGGACTGCGCGGACCGCGCCTCGTCCGCGGGCTCCCAGCGCAGCAGGTCGCCCGGCTGACACTCGAGCACCTCGCAGAGCGCGGCGAGCGTCGCGAAGCGCACCGCCTTGGCGCGGCCGTTCTTGAGCACCGCAAGGTTGGCGGGCGTGATGCCCACGCGGTCCGCGAGCTCTCCCACGGACATCTTGCGCCTGGCCAGCATCACGTCGATGTCGACGACGATCGGCATCAGATGACCTCGTCCAACTCGGCCCGCATCCTGGTCGCCTCGACGTCGCGGGCGACGGCCTGGGCGAGCAGCATCCGCAGCACCAGCACGATGAGCGCGACTCCCAGAATGGCCACGCCGATCCCGCCCATGATGAGGGTGACGCCCGGGTCGTCCCGCTGGCCCGGCGCGTTCAGTCCGGTGACCGCGAACCAGACGAGCGCGGCCGCGGTGATCGCGCCGATGATGCCGTCCACGTACCGGAAGGCGGCATGGGAGAACACGGTCCCGCGTCGGACCATCGTCACCAGTCGCCAGACGCAGACCAGGGCGACCTGGGCCGCTCCGACGCCCAGGATCGTCACCACACGCAGCGCGGTGAGCGGGAGCGACCCGTCCTCCGGGTCGCTCCCGCTGATCAGCGCCCACACCATCAGCGCCTGCACGAACACGGTGCCGGTGAAGACCACCAGGAGCACGGTGCGCAGCGCGCGCACGGTCAGCTTTCCCATGACCCGTTCCATCCTTCTATCGAGATGCGATGGCAATCTATCGATTCTCGATAGGCAAGGCAAGGTCTCATTTGTTCAAATTCGAATCAGTGGCTATCGTCGAGACAGTTCAGTCCAGGGTCGACCTATGCCAGGAGAGCACCCATGCCGGTACGCCGCCTCAACCACGCGGTTCTCTACATCCGCGACGTCTCCGCCTCGGTCGCGTTCTACACCGAGGTCCTCGGCTTCAAGGTCGACGTCGAGATCCCCGGTCGGGCCGCCTTCCTCAGCGCACAGGAGACGCTCAACGACCACGACCTCGGCCTGTTCGCGATCGGATCCGGCGCCCCGGGCCCCGAGCAGGGCCGGGTCGGCCTCTACCACCTGGCCTGGGAGGTCGGCACGCTGGGCGAGCTCGCCGAGATCGGCCGGGCGCTCAGTGAGCGAGGGGCGCTGGTCGGCGCCACCGACCACCACCGCTCCAAGTCCTTCTACGCCAAGGACCCGGACGGCAACGAGTTCGAGGTGATGTGGCGGGTACCTCGCGAGGACTGGCCGGCGGCCGACGACACCGCGAGGATGCGGGCCCTGGACCTGGAGGCCGACATCGCCCGCTGGGGCGCCGACCTGGCCACCGGCGCGGCCGCCGGCTCCACCACCTGAGGTCGCCGGGCGGGGCGCGTCGAGCCGCGGT
This genomic interval from Streptacidiphilus rugosus AM-16 contains the following:
- a CDS encoding helix-turn-helix domain-containing protein, which translates into the protein MPIVVDIDVMLARRKMSVGELADRVGITPANLAVLKNGRAKAVRFATLAALCEVLECQPGDLLRWEPADEARSAQSVETAEPAEVAAGD
- a CDS encoding VOC family protein: MPVRRLNHAVLYIRDVSASVAFYTEVLGFKVDVEIPGRAAFLSAQETLNDHDLGLFAIGSGAPGPEQGRVGLYHLAWEVGTLGELAEIGRALSERGALVGATDHHRSKSFYAKDPDGNEFEVMWRVPREDWPAADDTARMRALDLEADIARWGADLATGAAAGSTT
- a CDS encoding DUF2975 domain-containing protein, with protein sequence MGKLTVRALRTVLLVVFTGTVFVQALMVWALISGSDPEDGSLPLTALRVVTILGVGAAQVALVCVWRLVTMVRRGTVFSHAAFRYVDGIIGAITAAALVWFAVTGLNAPGQRDDPGVTLIMGGIGVAILGVALIVLVLRMLLAQAVARDVEATRMRAELDEVI